One Candidatus Firestonebacteria bacterium RIFOXYD2_FULL_39_29 genomic window carries:
- a CDS encoding lipopolysaccharide biosynthesis protein RfbH, translated as MAKMDEKALRKSIMKLVGEHFKSFHSKRAFKPGDRIPYGGRIFNKKEITNLIDASLDFWLTTGKYSLEFEGKLSEYLKIKYCSLVNSGSSANLLAFMALTSPKLKERMIRPGDEVITVAAGFPTTVTPIIQYGAVPVFVDVTLPTYNIDCSQLENAKSSKTKAVMLAHTLGNPFNIEKVKKFCAKHDLWLIEDNCDSLGSRYKLNGKWQHTGTFGDIGTSSFYPPHHMTMGEGGAVYTGDIILKRLIESFRDWGKDCWCPSGKDNVCNKRFKWQLGELPYGYDHKYIYSHFGYNLKATDLQAAIGCAQLEKLDGFTAARKRNFGTYSEILKGLDDVFILPEATENSDPSWFGFLLTVREGSRFTREKIVNFIESEKIQTRMLFAGNILKHPCFDDMRKSGKGYRVVGSLKNTDLIMNNTFWLGVYPGITEKMAVYIANKIKDFIRKR; from the coding sequence ATGGCAAAGATGGATGAGAAAGCATTACGAAAGAGTATAATGAAACTTGTAGGCGAACACTTTAAGTCGTTTCATTCGAAAAGAGCGTTTAAGCCGGGAGATAGGATTCCTTACGGGGGAAGAATATTTAATAAAAAGGAGATTACTAACCTGATTGATGCTTCACTGGATTTTTGGTTGACTACAGGAAAATATTCCCTGGAGTTTGAGGGGAAACTTTCGGAGTACTTAAAGATAAAATATTGTTCTTTGGTCAATTCGGGATCCTCCGCTAATTTGCTGGCTTTTATGGCTTTAACTTCTCCAAAATTAAAAGAAAGGATGATACGGCCGGGGGATGAAGTAATAACAGTCGCGGCGGGTTTTCCCACAACGGTCACACCTATAATTCAATATGGCGCTGTTCCTGTTTTTGTGGATGTTACACTCCCGACGTACAATATTGATTGTTCCCAGCTTGAAAACGCGAAAAGTTCAAAGACAAAAGCAGTAATGCTGGCCCACACTCTCGGAAATCCTTTTAATATTGAAAAAGTAAAGAAATTTTGCGCTAAACATGATCTTTGGCTAATAGAAGATAATTGTGATTCTTTGGGATCAAGATATAAGTTAAACGGGAAATGGCAGCATACCGGGACATTCGGGGATATTGGAACTTCAAGTTTTTATCCTCCCCATCATATGACAATGGGAGAAGGCGGAGCTGTCTATACCGGTGATATTATTTTGAAAAGATTAATTGAATCCTTCAGGGATTGGGGAAAAGATTGTTGGTGTCCGTCAGGCAAGGATAATGTATGTAATAAAAGGTTTAAATGGCAATTGGGCGAACTCCCGTATGGATATGACCATAAATATATCTACTCTCATTTTGGTTATAATTTAAAGGCAACAGATCTGCAAGCTGCGATCGGATGCGCTCAGCTGGAAAAATTGGATGGTTTTACTGCTGCCAGAAAAAGAAACTTTGGCACTTATTCTGAGATATTGAAAGGGCTTGATGATGTTTTTATATTACCTGAAGCTACGGAGAATTCAGACCCGAGTTGGTTCGGTTTTTTACTTACAGTAAGAGAAGGCTCGCGTTTTACAAGAGAAAAAATAGTGAATTTCATTGAGAGCGAAAAGATCCAAACAAGAATGCTTTTTGCGGGTAACATTTTAAAACACCCGTGTTTTGATGATATGAGAAAGAGCGGAAAAGGCTACAGAGTTGTCGGAAGTCTAAAGAATACGGACCTGATTATGAACAATACTTTCTGGCTGGGAGTCTATCCCGGTATTACGGAAAAAA